One part of the Paenibacillus silvisoli genome encodes these proteins:
- a CDS encoding DUF1806 family protein: protein MKPILITAVEEELLAYIGQEAYIHCEATSDLFVRNFKVSVTEAHLAGDGAYRVALRFKSIGWLRMEGLTHYEVDRQGRLLMAGFDGRGRMHVALELGKEPFPE, encoded by the coding sequence ATGAAACCGATCCTTATAACGGCCGTCGAAGAAGAGCTGTTAGCTTACATAGGTCAAGAGGCGTACATCCATTGCGAAGCGACGTCCGATTTGTTTGTCCGTAATTTCAAGGTTTCCGTTACCGAGGCCCATCTGGCCGGGGACGGCGCGTACCGGGTTGCTTTGAGATTCAAGAGCATAGGGTGGCTGCGCATGGAAGGGCTGACGCATTACGAAGTCGATCGGCAGGGCAGACTGCTGATGGCCGGTTTCGACGGCAGGGGCAGGATGCATGTCGCATTGGAACTGGGAAAGGAGCCGTTTCCAGAATGA
- a CDS encoding DUF3817 domain-containing protein, translating to MGFNTSMGRLRVITLLEGLSYLVLLGIAMPLKYAADLPEAVRVVGSLHGLFFTLYLLAVAHVTFAYRWSMWKVLFAVASAFVPFGNFLLDRRLLRQK from the coding sequence ATGGGTTTCAATACATCAATGGGCCGTCTGCGCGTTATTACCCTGTTAGAAGGGCTTTCGTATCTGGTATTACTTGGAATTGCGATGCCGCTGAAGTATGCCGCCGATTTGCCGGAAGCCGTGAGAGTAGTCGGCTCGCTGCATGGTCTGTTTTTCACGCTCTATCTGCTGGCTGTCGCGCATGTGACGTTCGCTTACCGCTGGTCCATGTGGAAGGTGCTGTTCGCCGTTGCGTCCGCCTTCGTTCCGTTCGGAAATTTCTTGTTGGATCGCCGCCTGCTGCGGCAGAAATAA
- the mnmH gene encoding tRNA 2-selenouridine(34) synthase MnmH, which translates to MLQEITIDNWRALKDQGKHTTIDVRSPSEFRAASIPGSVNIPLFDDAERAEIGTLYKQVSVEAAKQRGLEIVSAKLPAFVRAFAAIPGKKTVFCWRGGMRSKTSATLVSLMGIQASRLTGGYRAYRQWVVDQLAQIEIKPTALVLHGNTGSGKTRLLRRLAEEGYPVLDLEAMAGHRGSIFGEIGMDAHNQKMFDALLIEGLLANRNESIMAIEAESRRIGKVILPEAVVAKKEEGIPIVIDLPIQERVKHIIEDYQPWQNPEACMNAFKRIKNRIHTPIAHEIQGCLETERYEAAVEMLLVYYYDPRYAHAAPYMDDRPCYRIQAKNADEAYSELLGIIQRHWGNGSGGVKG; encoded by the coding sequence ATGCTGCAAGAGATTACGATAGATAATTGGAGAGCGCTGAAAGACCAAGGCAAGCACACGACGATCGATGTCAGGTCGCCGTCCGAATTTCGCGCGGCCAGCATTCCGGGCAGCGTGAACATTCCGTTGTTCGACGACGCGGAACGCGCCGAGATCGGCACGCTCTATAAGCAGGTCAGCGTGGAAGCGGCGAAGCAGCGGGGCTTGGAAATCGTATCGGCCAAGCTGCCCGCGTTCGTGCGCGCCTTCGCGGCCATTCCGGGCAAGAAAACCGTCTTCTGCTGGCGCGGCGGCATGAGAAGCAAAACATCCGCGACGTTAGTGTCGCTCATGGGCATTCAAGCTTCGCGATTGACGGGCGGATACCGCGCCTATCGTCAATGGGTCGTCGACCAGCTGGCGCAGATCGAGATTAAACCGACCGCGCTTGTTTTGCACGGCAATACGGGAAGCGGCAAGACGCGTTTGCTTCGCCGGTTAGCGGAAGAAGGCTATCCCGTACTGGACCTCGAAGCGATGGCCGGCCATCGGGGATCGATATTCGGGGAGATCGGCATGGATGCCCATAATCAGAAAATGTTCGATGCCTTATTGATCGAAGGGCTGCTCGCGAACCGAAATGAATCGATTATGGCGATTGAGGCGGAGAGCAGACGAATCGGCAAAGTGATTTTGCCGGAAGCGGTCGTTGCCAAGAAGGAAGAGGGCATTCCGATCGTCATCGATTTGCCGATTCAGGAGCGCGTAAAGCACATAATCGAAGACTATCAGCCTTGGCAAAATCCGGAGGCGTGCATGAACGCGTTCAAACGGATCAAAAACCGGATTCACACGCCGATCGCGCATGAAATTCAAGGCTGTCTCGAAACGGAGCGGTACGAAGCCGCCGTCGAGATGCTGCTCGTCTACTATTACGACCCTCGGTATGCTCATGCCGCTCCATATATGGATGATCGGCCGTGCTACCGAATACAAGCCAAAAATGCCGATGAAGCCTATAGCGAGTTGCTAGGCATCATCCAACGGCACTGGGGGAACGGTTCAGGCGGTGTCAAAGGATGA
- a CDS encoding glycoside hydrolase family 43 protein: protein MKKTSGNPIVPGWYADPEARIFEGRYWIYPTYSAPYEEQRHLDAFHSDNLVDWVKVPNILDMRDISWAWRALWAPSPIERDGKYYLYFAANDIQSNDELGGIGVAVADQPEGPFRDALGKPLIDKFHHGAQPIDPHVFIDDDGTAYLYYGGWGHCNVVKLQADMVSVDSFDDGSTYIEVTPDQFVEGPCMLKRNGLYYFMWAEGGWGTPDYSVAYACSESPLGPFNRVGKILQQNPDVATSAGHHGFLHVPGTDDWYIVYHRRPLTETDRNHRVLCIDRMEFAADGSIVPVAITFEGVAERPL, encoded by the coding sequence ATGAAGAAAACATCCGGCAATCCGATCGTGCCAGGCTGGTACGCCGACCCGGAAGCCCGCATTTTCGAAGGCCGTTATTGGATTTATCCGACTTATTCCGCTCCCTATGAAGAACAAAGGCATTTAGACGCGTTTCACTCCGATAACCTGGTCGATTGGGTCAAGGTTCCGAACATCCTGGACATGCGCGACATCTCGTGGGCATGGCGCGCCTTGTGGGCGCCTTCGCCGATCGAGCGTGACGGCAAATACTATCTCTATTTCGCGGCAAACGATATTCAGAGCAATGACGAGCTTGGCGGCATCGGCGTCGCGGTTGCCGACCAGCCGGAAGGGCCGTTCCGCGACGCGCTGGGCAAGCCGCTCATCGACAAGTTCCATCACGGCGCGCAGCCGATCGATCCGCATGTGTTCATCGACGACGACGGTACGGCTTATCTGTACTACGGCGGGTGGGGACATTGCAATGTGGTGAAGCTGCAGGCGGACATGGTGAGCGTGGACAGCTTTGACGACGGCTCGACCTACATCGAAGTGACCCCGGACCAATTCGTCGAAGGGCCTTGCATGCTGAAGCGCAACGGACTCTACTACTTCATGTGGGCCGAAGGCGGCTGGGGCACGCCGGATTATTCCGTCGCGTATGCCTGCTCCGAATCGCCGCTCGGACCGTTCAACCGGGTCGGCAAAATATTGCAGCAAAATCCGGACGTCGCGACGAGCGCCGGCCATCATGGCTTCCTGCACGTGCCCGGCACGGATGATTGGTATATCGTCTACCATCGCAGACCGTTGACCGAGACGGACCGGAATCACCGCGTACTGTGCATCGACCGGATGGAGTTTGCGGCTGACGGCAGCATCGTTCCCGTCGCCATCACCTTTGAAGGCGTGGCCGAACGTCCGCTATGA
- a CDS encoding PIG-L family deacetylase, translated as MSNLGMLAGRKLLAIFAHPDDESFICGGTLAKYASLGVEITLISATRGEMGRRMGNPPYLNRETMPEVREKELKEACEHLGIRHLTFLDIRDKTVEFTAFEALVARTGRFIEEIKPDIVLTFHERFGGHPDHCAIGRAATEAWRRFGTPRSSLYFISYGNELERPQRFGYEREHIVRIDVRDHLRAKLAAFRAHRCQTEIDEWVWGADEAALAKFGKHEYFMAGDVKKPLAVRDDLFQQD; from the coding sequence ATGAGTAACCTTGGCATGTTGGCAGGACGGAAGCTGCTCGCCATATTCGCGCATCCGGACGATGAGTCGTTCATCTGCGGCGGAACGCTGGCCAAGTATGCCAGCCTCGGCGTCGAGATTACGCTGATCAGCGCAACCCGCGGCGAAATGGGGCGCCGGATGGGCAACCCCCCTTACCTCAACAGAGAGACGATGCCGGAGGTTCGCGAGAAGGAGCTGAAAGAGGCTTGCGAGCACCTCGGCATTCGGCATTTGACGTTTCTGGATATCCGCGACAAAACGGTCGAGTTTACCGCTTTCGAAGCGTTGGTTGCCAGGACGGGCCGCTTTATCGAAGAAATCAAGCCGGATATCGTGCTGACGTTTCACGAACGGTTCGGCGGCCATCCCGACCATTGCGCGATCGGACGGGCGGCAACGGAAGCGTGGCGCCGATTCGGAACGCCTCGATCCTCGCTCTATTTTATTTCGTATGGAAATGAACTGGAACGTCCTCAACGATTCGGTTACGAGCGTGAGCATATTGTTCGTATCGACGTACGGGATCATTTGAGAGCGAAGCTGGCCGCCTTTCGGGCGCACCGCTGCCAAACGGAGATCGACGAATGGGTGTGGGGAGCCGACGAAGCGGCATTGGCCAAATTCGGCAAGCATGAGTATTTCATGGCCGGAGATGTGAAGAAGCCGCTGGCCGTCAGGGATGATTTGTTCCAGCAGGATTGA
- a CDS encoding polysaccharide deacetylase family protein translates to MKPLWRRLTLAGAVVLVLLLLLFGLQWLMNARSFQLFGGITNHVETDEPKVALTFDDGPTENVEPILELLGKYDAKATFFVIGNELESHMEEGRKIVQAGHQLGNHSYSHTRMLFNNRAFVKREVEQTNELIRKAGFEGEIDFRPPYGKKLYSLPHYLHEHDIQTIMWNLEPDTYYTTAEEKIKAAVEGAKPGSIILLHPMYDKTGQELQVIEGILDALSRQGYRFVTVNELQER, encoded by the coding sequence ATGAAACCGCTCTGGAGGAGACTGACGCTGGCAGGCGCGGTCGTTCTCGTGCTGCTGCTCCTCCTGTTCGGACTGCAGTGGCTCATGAACGCTCGCAGCTTCCAGCTGTTCGGCGGCATCACGAATCATGTGGAAACCGATGAACCGAAAGTGGCGTTGACCTTCGACGACGGTCCGACCGAGAACGTCGAGCCAATCCTGGAGCTGCTCGGCAAGTACGACGCGAAAGCGACCTTCTTCGTTATCGGCAACGAGCTGGAAAGCCATATGGAGGAAGGCCGCAAGATCGTGCAGGCCGGTCATCAGCTGGGCAATCACTCATACTCGCATACGCGGATGCTGTTCAACAACCGGGCTTTCGTGAAGCGGGAGGTCGAACAGACGAACGAGCTGATCCGAAAGGCAGGCTTCGAAGGCGAGATTGATTTTCGTCCGCCTTACGGGAAGAAGCTGTACAGCCTGCCGCATTATTTGCACGAGCATGACATTCAGACGATTATGTGGAATCTAGAGCCGGATACCTACTACACGACCGCGGAAGAAAAGATCAAGGCTGCTGTCGAAGGCGCGAAGCCGGGTTCGATTATTTTGCTGCATCCGATGTACGACAAGACCGGGCAAGAGCTGCAGGTCATCGAGGGCATTTTGGATGCGTTGTCGCGGCAGGGGTACCGGTTCGTAACCGTGAATGAACTGCAGGAACGATAG
- a CDS encoding Lin0512 family protein, with product MDKMMFIEIGMGIDLHGQNVTKAAVRAVQNAIHHNSMPGIRSVLPGNDLANMKVNVRLAVPADADKLDLVAVKEELPYGQVSFEVVAGGMLTTSGIVLADKDDRNDLAYVVIASVEVGY from the coding sequence ATGGATAAAATGATGTTTATCGAAATCGGCATGGGGATCGATCTGCACGGTCAAAATGTGACCAAAGCCGCGGTCCGGGCCGTTCAGAACGCGATCCATCACAACTCGATGCCCGGCATTCGTTCGGTGCTGCCCGGCAACGATTTGGCGAACATGAAGGTGAACGTCAGGCTGGCCGTGCCCGCGGACGCCGACAAGCTGGATTTGGTAGCGGTCAAAGAGGAGCTGCCGTATGGCCAAGTTTCGTTTGAAGTCGTTGCAGGCGGGATGCTGACTACAAGCGGCATCGTCCTTGCGGACAAGGATGACCGGAACGATCTCGCCTATGTCGTTATCGCTTCGGTTGAAGTTGGCTACTGA
- the selD gene encoding selenide, water dikinase SelD: MTQMEKIKLTSLSSKGGCGCKIGPGDLRQVIGSLPPAVPNPNLLVGLDTSDDAGVYKLTDELAIVQTVDFFTPIVDDPYSFGQIAAANAISDIYAMGGTPLTVLNIVAFPITTLDKQVLADILRGASDKVKEAGATLVGGHSIDDKEPKFGMAVTGTIHPDRIRTNAGARPGDKLILTKPIGVGIMTTSIKKDQLSEDEIARVTGVMAALNKTSAEIMNKYEVHACTDVTGFGLLGHALEMAKGSEAVITLNYERVPVLPRTRELATLGFVPGGTKNNFAHVSGDVTFPESMDQIDRWILCDAVTSGGLLISVEAGQADALLAELVEAGIEAGLIGEVTRKAEGDGTGRIVVQRGQE; this comes from the coding sequence ATGACCCAAATGGAAAAAATAAAATTGACGTCCCTCTCCAGCAAAGGCGGCTGCGGCTGCAAAATCGGTCCCGGCGATCTGAGACAGGTGATCGGCAGCCTACCGCCGGCCGTGCCGAATCCGAATCTGCTGGTCGGCCTGGATACGAGCGACGACGCCGGCGTCTACAAGCTGACCGACGAGCTGGCGATCGTGCAAACGGTCGATTTTTTCACGCCGATCGTCGATGATCCGTACTCGTTCGGCCAAATCGCCGCGGCCAATGCGATCAGCGACATTTACGCGATGGGCGGGACGCCGCTGACGGTGCTCAACATCGTCGCGTTCCCGATTACGACGCTGGACAAGCAAGTGCTGGCCGATATTCTCCGCGGCGCGTCGGATAAAGTGAAGGAAGCCGGCGCCACGCTCGTCGGCGGCCATTCCATCGACGACAAAGAGCCTAAATTCGGAATGGCGGTCACCGGCACGATCCATCCTGACCGCATACGCACGAATGCGGGCGCCCGTCCGGGAGACAAGCTCATTCTGACGAAGCCGATCGGCGTCGGCATCATGACGACCTCGATCAAGAAGGATCAGCTGTCGGAGGACGAAATCGCGCGCGTTACGGGCGTTATGGCGGCGCTGAACAAAACATCCGCCGAGATCATGAATAAATACGAGGTGCATGCTTGCACCGACGTAACCGGATTCGGGCTGCTGGGACATGCGTTGGAAATGGCGAAAGGCAGCGAAGCGGTCATTACGCTGAACTATGAGCGCGTGCCTGTGCTGCCACGAACGAGAGAGCTGGCAACGCTTGGCTTCGTGCCGGGCGGAACGAAGAACAATTTCGCGCATGTCAGCGGCGACGTGACGTTCCCGGAATCGATGGATCAGATCGACCGGTGGATTCTGTGCGATGCGGTGACATCGGGCGGCTTGCTGATTTCCGTTGAAGCGGGTCAAGCCGATGCGCTGCTTGCCGAGCTGGTCGAAGCCGGAATCGAGGCCGGATTGATCGGCGAGGTTACGCGCAAGGCTGAAGGCGATGGCACGGGACGCATTGTCGTACAGCGCGGGCAAGAGTAG